One Kineococcus radiotolerans SRS30216 = ATCC BAA-149 DNA window includes the following coding sequences:
- a CDS encoding DJ-1/PfpI family protein, whose product MHLAWHETAPVVTDCGWSIVPTTTLADCPPADILFVPGGEGAFDLFGDDVALGFLRRQAASARWVTSVCTGSFALAAAGLLTGKRATSHWASLPMLAEFGVVPVAERVVVDGAVVTGAKITSGIDFALHLAALECGEDLARWVQLALEYDPAPPFNHGSPRTADPETVRRGRKRARASRLLRVQQAAGRLAQDAGQRGVAP is encoded by the coding sequence GTGCATCTGGCCTGGCACGAGACCGCACCGGTGGTCACCGACTGCGGCTGGTCCATCGTGCCCACCACCACCTTGGCTGACTGCCCACCGGCGGACATCCTGTTCGTGCCCGGTGGGGAGGGCGCCTTCGACCTCTTCGGCGACGACGTCGCCCTGGGCTTCCTGCGCCGCCAGGCCGCCTCCGCGCGGTGGGTCACCTCGGTGTGCACCGGCTCCTTCGCCCTCGCCGCGGCGGGCCTGCTGACCGGCAAACGGGCCACCAGCCACTGGGCCTCGTTGCCGATGCTGGCGGAGTTCGGCGTCGTGCCGGTGGCTGAGCGCGTCGTGGTCGATGGTGCGGTGGTCACCGGTGCCAAGATCACCTCCGGCATCGACTTCGCGCTGCACCTGGCGGCGTTGGAGTGCGGTGAGGATCTGGCCCGGTGGGTGCAGCTGGCCTTGGAGTACGACCCCGCTCCGCCCTTCAACCATGGCTCCCCACGGACCGCTGATCCGGAGACGGTGCGTCGGGGGCGGAAGCGGGCCCGAGCCAGTCGTTTGCTGCGGGTGCAGCAGGCAGCTGGTCGCCTTGCCCAGGACGCGGGTCAACGCGGCGTCGCGCCGTGA
- a CDS encoding ASCH domain-containing protein, protein MITDPVGPDAVPALIDAAREHGDGNIHTVAAAVLDEHDRIHVGLNLYHFTGGPCAELVALATARTAGAQAPRLIVAVGDEGRGVLAPCGRDRQVLADYYPTISVVVPTPDRPQVVGAEELLPHTYRWQAQQVQRLRFRASHLPAVRDGSKRATLRLDDPVQVGPALLVFEPARTDTAGDLNAGDVDDEVTLAGRITSTTAKTVAEISDEEAREDGFADAASVLPGLRNYYPHLSSDDYVVLVRFDVDES, encoded by the coding sequence GTGATCACCGACCCGGTAGGCCCAGACGCCGTACCTGCGCTCATCGACGCCGCCCGCGAGCACGGCGACGGCAACATCCACACCGTCGCCGCCGCCGTCCTCGACGAGCACGACCGCATCCACGTCGGGCTGAACCTCTACCACTTCACCGGCGGCCCCTGCGCCGAGCTCGTCGCCCTCGCCACCGCCCGCACCGCCGGCGCGCAAGCCCCCCGCCTCATCGTCGCCGTCGGCGACGAGGGCCGCGGGGTGCTCGCCCCGTGCGGACGAGACCGGCAAGTCCTGGCCGACTACTACCCGACCATCTCCGTCGTCGTCCCCACCCCTGACCGTCCCCAGGTAGTAGGAGCTGAGGAGCTGCTGCCACACACCTACCGCTGGCAGGCGCAGCAGGTTCAACGCCTGCGTTTCCGCGCCTCCCACCTACCCGCGGTCCGCGACGGCAGCAAGCGCGCCACCCTGCGCCTCGACGATCCCGTGCAGGTCGGTCCAGCCCTGCTGGTCTTCGAGCCCGCCAGGACCGACACCGCCGGTGACCTCAACGCCGGTGACGTCGACGACGAGGTCACCCTGGCGGGCAGGATCACCTCCACCACCGCCAAGACTGTCGCCGAGATCAGCGACGAGGAAGCGCGAGAGGACGGCTTCGCCGACGCGGCCAGCGTGCTGCCCGGCTTGCGGAACTACTACCCGCACCTGTCCAGCGACGACTACGTCGTCCTTGTCCGCTTCGACGTCGACGAAAGCTGA